The DNA segment CAACTGTCTTTCCTTCTTTTGCTAATTTTAAAATTAGGGAATTTGTATCAGATTGGGGAACTGAACACTTACCAGCCCTCTTCCCTACATTAAATATTTCAGCCTTTTTATTAGTTTCTTTTATTATTTCTGCAGAGATCAGAGCATCATGCACTAATACATCACAACTTTTTATAAGTCGTAAGGCTTTTAGTGTCAACAGCTCAGGATCACCAGGCCCTGCGCCAACTAAATAAACTATTCCGGGCACATTAATCTCCATTAACAAGTATGGTAGTAGAAGAAAATCGTATTGTAGATAAATATCGTGAAAAAAAGTTTATTTAAGCCAAGTAGGAAATTCACATTATTCAGTGCTTTTATAACTCTCTTAAATGATCGTTTAAGTGAAAGTATTCTTTTGCCTATTTTACCTTCTTTTGTTTTACTTTTTGATTCAAAAGCAAGTACTTACGGTTTACTATCCTGTACTTATCAATTAGCACAATTTACAGCTTCACCATTTATTGGGCTTATGAGTGACAGATATGGTAGAAGACCTGTAACACTATTTTGTATAACTGGCTCAATAATCGGAATCTCAATACTATCATTTACAGTTTTATTTGATTGGTCAAATTCAATAGCTACTATTCCCTTATTTTTATTATTTATAGCAAGACTTATAGACGGGCTCAGTGGTGGGACTGCAGCAACAGCGACTACCATCCTTGCAGATATTTCTAGCCCTGAAAAAAGAGCCAAAACATTTGGACTTATTGGGGTTGCCTTTGGATTAAGTTTTTTCTTAGGAAATATATTTGTTGTAATTTTTGCTAAAAATACAAATAATAATTTCATTATTCCCGTAATAATAGCTTCAATTATTCCAATTATTAACTTTATACTAGTCCTTTTTTATTTACCAGAAACTAAACCTCAAAACGAATTAAACAAATCACCCCAAATGTTGAAAAATCCTTTAAAAAAATTATTTAAAGTATTTAAAGAAGATAAAATCAGAAAACTATCTCTAGCTTTTTTTATATATTTCATAGCTTTTACTGGACTAACGAACATTTTAATATTCTTCCTTCAAGAGTCTCTTAATTGGACAACTAAGGCATCAAGTGGAACTCTTGTCGTCGTAGGCGTGATAGCAATAATTGTACAGGGTGGACTAATTGGTCCCTTAGTAAAAAGATTTGGCGAAATGAAACTCACCTTAATTGGTTCAGGTTTTATTCTTCTAGCATGTATCCTTTTGATAACTACCCCTAAAGAAAATGCGGCAATAAATATTTATTCTGCAGTATCATTTTTAGCCATAGGTGCAGGATTAATTACACCTACCTTGAGAGCATTAATATCTAAAAAATTAGACGGAGATAACCAAGGATCGATATTAAGTAATTTACAAGGTCTTCAAAGTCTTGGAGGGGTATTAGGTATCGGTATGGCTGGGAGAGTTTATGACGATTTTGGTCCTAAAGCACCATTTATTGCAGGATCAATTATCTTAATTTTTATGATTTACCTTATTGCTGAAGGGAGAGGTAACAAAATTTCTTATAATTAACTAATTAAACCACCTTAATGAAATACGA comes from the Prochlorococcus marinus str. MIT 9515 genome and includes:
- a CDS encoding MFS transporter, encoding MKKSLFKPSRKFTLFSAFITLLNDRLSESILLPILPSFVLLFDSKASTYGLLSCTYQLAQFTASPFIGLMSDRYGRRPVTLFCITGSIIGISILSFTVLFDWSNSIATIPLFLLFIARLIDGLSGGTAATATTILADISSPEKRAKTFGLIGVAFGLSFFLGNIFVVIFAKNTNNNFIIPVIIASIIPIINFILVLFYLPETKPQNELNKSPQMLKNPLKKLFKVFKEDKIRKLSLAFFIYFIAFTGLTNILIFFLQESLNWTTKASSGTLVVVGVIAIIVQGGLIGPLVKRFGEMKLTLIGSGFILLACILLITTPKENAAINIYSAVSFLAIGAGLITPTLRALISKKLDGDNQGSILSNLQGLQSLGGVLGIGMAGRVYDDFGPKAPFIAGSIILIFMIYLIAEGRGNKISYN